One region of Endozoicomonas sp. Mp262 genomic DNA includes:
- the ahcY gene encoding adenosylhomocysteinase, which yields MTATAAMTTGFKDFRIADISLAEWGRREIQIAEGEMPALMAIRKKYKDQQPLKGARILGCIHMTIQTAVLIETLVELGAKVRWSSCNIFSTQDHAAAALAAAGIPVFAWKGETEEEFWWCIERTILKEGKPWDANMVLDDGGDLTLMLHDKYPQQLDRIHGISEETTTGVHRLLEMLEQGTLKVPAINVNDSVTKSKNDNKYGCRHSLNDSIKRATDHLLSGKKALVIGYGDVGKGSAASLRQEGMIVKVSEIDPICAMQACMDGFEVVSPYLDGINTDSESCINKPLLENTDLLVTTTGNVHVCDRHMLKALKSSCVVCNIGHFDTEIDTVFMRENWEWEEIKPQVHKVWRNKQANDYLLLLSEGRLVNLGNATGHPSRIMDGSFANQVLAQIHLYQEGFANLPDEERELYVKVLPKELDEEVARYMVEGFGGVVTRLTGEQANYIHVTVDGPFKSDDYKY from the coding sequence ATGACTGCAACTGCCGCCATGACGACAGGTTTTAAGGATTTTCGTATTGCGGATATTTCCCTGGCGGAGTGGGGACGACGGGAAATCCAGATTGCTGAGGGTGAAATGCCAGCATTGATGGCTATTCGCAAAAAATATAAAGATCAGCAACCATTGAAGGGCGCCAGGATATTGGGTTGTATCCATATGACAATCCAGACCGCGGTATTGATTGAAACCCTGGTTGAACTTGGGGCTAAAGTTCGCTGGTCGTCGTGTAATATTTTTTCAACCCAGGATCATGCTGCGGCAGCTCTTGCCGCAGCAGGTATACCGGTCTTTGCCTGGAAAGGGGAAACAGAAGAGGAATTCTGGTGGTGTATTGAGCGAACTATTTTAAAAGAAGGGAAGCCCTGGGATGCCAATATGGTTTTGGATGATGGGGGCGATCTGACCCTGATGCTCCATGATAAATACCCACAACAGCTGGATAGGATTCACGGTATTTCTGAAGAAACCACAACAGGTGTTCATCGTTTGCTGGAGATGCTGGAGCAGGGAACACTGAAAGTGCCTGCCATTAATGTTAATGACTCGGTGACCAAAAGTAAGAATGACAATAAGTATGGTTGCCGTCATTCGCTCAATGATTCTATCAAGCGGGCAACCGATCATTTGCTGTCAGGAAAGAAAGCGCTGGTTATTGGCTATGGTGATGTGGGTAAAGGTTCCGCCGCGTCCCTTCGCCAGGAAGGTATGATTGTCAAAGTCTCGGAGATTGACCCTATCTGCGCCATGCAAGCCTGTATGGATGGCTTTGAGGTGGTGTCGCCTTATCTTGATGGAATCAATACCGATTCTGAAAGCTGTATCAATAAGCCCCTGCTGGAAAACACAGACCTGCTGGTAACCACAACAGGAAATGTTCATGTCTGTGATCGCCATATGCTAAAAGCCCTTAAAAGCAGCTGTGTAGTGTGTAATATTGGCCATTTTGATACAGAAATTGATACCGTCTTTATGCGTGAAAACTGGGAGTGGGAAGAAATTAAACCCCAGGTTCATAAAGTGTGGCGTAATAAACAGGCCAATGACTATCTATTGCTGCTTTCAGAAGGACGACTGGTTAATCTGGGTAATGCTACAGGGCACCCGTCGCGCATAATGGATGGTTCTTTTGCTAATCAGGTCTTGGCACAAATTCATCTTTATCAGGAGGGGTTTGCGAATTTACCGGATGAAGAAAGGGAGCTGTATGTAAAAGTTCTGCCCAAAGAGCTTGATGAGGAAGTGGCTCGCTATATGGTAGAAGGGTTTGGTGGGGTTGTGACCCGGTTAACCGGGGAGCAGGCAAACTATATTCATGTTACTGTTGACGGCCCTTTTAAGAGTGATGATTACAAATACTAG
- a CDS encoding methionine adenosyltransferase domain-containing protein produces the protein MPRRAVKMLDLKRPVYQATAVYGNFDREESEFTWERMDKA, from the coding sequence ATTCCTCGAAGAGCAGTGAAGATGCTGGATCTGAAACGTCCAGTTTATCAGGCTACTGCTGTTTATGGTAATTTTGACCGTGAAGAGTCCGAGTTCACCTGGGAGCGGATGGATAAGGCTTAA
- the metK gene encoding methionine adenosyltransferase — MAEYSLFTSESVSEGHPDKIADQISDAILDAILKDDPEARVAVETMVKTGMVIVAGEVRTDTYVDIEELVRKVVTDIGYNHGDLGFDGECVAVLNAIGKQSADIAVGVDETEEHEQGAGDQGLMFGYATNETPVFMPAPIYYAHELVKRQAELRKNGTLAWLRPDAKSQVTMRYDSKGKVQCVDAVVLSTQHNPDISQEQIREEVLEHIIKPVLPSEWLHEETQFHINPTGIFVIGGPVGDCGLTGRKIIVDTYGGMARHGGGAFSGKDPSKVDRSAAYAGRYVAKNVVAAGLADRCEIQVSYAIGVAEPTSISINTFGTGKISDEKIVELVREHFDLRPRGLVKMLDLKRPIYQATAAYGHFGREEPEFTWERTDKAEALRLAAGV; from the coding sequence ATGGCAGAGTATTCTCTGTTTACTTCCGAATCTGTATCAGAAGGACATCCGGATAAAATTGCCGACCAGATTTCCGATGCAATCCTGGATGCCATCCTGAAGGATGACCCGGAAGCCCGTGTGGCAGTCGAAACCATGGTGAAAACCGGCATGGTGATTGTTGCCGGTGAAGTACGCACTGACACCTATGTGGATATTGAGGAGTTAGTTCGTAAGGTGGTCACGGATATAGGGTATAACCATGGTGACCTGGGCTTTGATGGTGAGTGTGTTGCAGTACTGAATGCTATTGGCAAACAGTCGGCAGATATCGCTGTTGGTGTGGATGAAACAGAAGAGCATGAACAGGGGGCTGGCGACCAGGGGTTAATGTTTGGTTATGCTACTAATGAAACCCCGGTATTTATGCCTGCCCCCATCTACTATGCCCATGAGCTGGTTAAGCGCCAGGCGGAGCTGCGTAAGAATGGCACCTTGGCCTGGTTACGCCCGGATGCCAAAAGCCAGGTAACCATGCGCTACGATAGCAAAGGCAAGGTTCAGTGTGTTGATGCGGTGGTGCTATCCACCCAGCATAATCCTGATATCAGCCAGGAACAAATCAGGGAAGAGGTGCTGGAGCATATTATCAAGCCAGTGCTGCCTTCTGAATGGCTCCATGAAGAAACCCAGTTCCATATTAACCCTACGGGTATTTTTGTCATTGGTGGTCCGGTAGGCGACTGTGGATTGACAGGCCGCAAGATCATTGTTGATACCTACGGTGGCATGGCTCGTCATGGTGGTGGAGCATTCTCCGGTAAAGATCCATCCAAGGTTGATCGTTCAGCCGCCTATGCCGGTCGTTATGTGGCGAAGAATGTTGTGGCTGCCGGTCTGGCTGATCGCTGCGAGATTCAGGTGTCCTATGCCATTGGTGTGGCTGAGCCAACATCCATTTCTATTAATACCTTTGGTACTGGCAAAATCTCTGACGAGAAAATCGTAGAGCTGGTACGTGAGCACTTTGACCTGCGTCCTCGCGGACTGGTGAAGATGCTGGATCTGAAACGCCCCATTTATCAGGCCACTGCCGCTTATGGTCATTTTGGTCGTGAAGAACCCGAGTTTACCTGGGAGCGGACGGATAAGGCCGAGGCTTTGCGTTTAGCGGCTGGAGTTTAA
- a CDS encoding metalloregulator ArsR/SmtB family transcription factor codes for MSEQLDAIEQLAVLGKAFGDQLRLQILRILSTESLGVLELSHVFDMRQPAMSHHLKVLYQAGLVTTRKEGNTVFYRRSLPPSDEVQESVVKALFVSVDRQPLADKFRVRLEDIQKQRAEQSRAFFARHADAFRQHQELITDPEPYACCAADVIDKTIFPDKELAMELGPGEGAFLTTLSQRFQQVYAVDNCGEMLEKSQMTAASNGLDNIEFILGEIDQLGAMTNQFDCIVANMVLHHVASPTSIFSGAARLLKRGGSLLISELSQHDQAWVKDSCGDLWLGFSPEELSQWAKDAGLVSGESQYLGLRNGFQIQVRRFIRPGQYPSLESNLA; via the coding sequence TTGTCAGAACAGCTTGACGCTATAGAACAGCTTGCTGTGCTGGGTAAAGCCTTTGGCGATCAGCTCAGGCTCCAGATTCTCAGGATATTAAGCACGGAATCCCTTGGGGTTCTTGAGCTCAGTCATGTCTTTGATATGAGACAGCCGGCCATGAGCCATCACCTTAAGGTGCTCTATCAGGCGGGTTTGGTGACAACCCGTAAAGAAGGGAATACTGTTTTTTACCGCAGGTCGCTTCCTCCTTCAGATGAAGTGCAGGAGTCGGTTGTCAAGGCACTCTTTGTGAGCGTTGACCGACAGCCCCTGGCAGACAAGTTTCGAGTTCGCCTGGAGGATATCCAGAAGCAAAGGGCTGAGCAGTCCAGGGCTTTTTTTGCCCGGCATGCGGATGCTTTTCGCCAGCATCAGGAATTGATTACTGATCCTGAGCCCTATGCCTGCTGTGCTGCCGATGTTATTGATAAAACGATTTTTCCGGACAAAGAACTGGCTATGGAGCTGGGGCCGGGAGAAGGTGCTTTTTTGACAACACTGAGCCAGCGTTTTCAGCAGGTTTACGCTGTTGATAACTGCGGTGAAATGCTTGAAAAGTCACAGATGACAGCCGCCAGTAATGGTCTGGATAATATTGAATTTATCCTCGGTGAAATAGATCAGCTGGGGGCAATGACGAATCAGTTTGATTGTATTGTTGCTAACATGGTGCTACATCATGTGGCGAGTCCTACCAGCATTTTTTCAGGGGCAGCCAGGCTGCTTAAGAGGGGAGGTAGCCTGCTGATCAGTGAGTTAAGCCAGCATGATCAGGCTTGGGTGAAAGACTCCTGTGGTGATCTTTGGCTGGGCTTTAGTCCCGAAGAACTTAGTCAGTGGGCAAAAGACGCTGGTCTTGTAAGTGGAGAATCCCAGTATCTGGGGTTACGTAATGGTTTTCAGATTCAGGTAAGACGATTTATTCGTCCAGGGCAGTACCCGTCTCTCGAATCTAATTTAGCATGA
- the tkt gene encoding transketolase: MSSRRELANAIRALSMDAVQKAKSGHPGAPMGMADIAEVLWRDYLSHNPSNPNWADRDRFILSNGHGSMLLYSLLHLSGYDLSIDDLKNFRQLHAKTAGHPEHGYAPGIETTTGPLGQGIANAVGMAAAEKALAAQFNREGHTIVDHNTYVFLGDGCMMEGISHEVCSLAGTLGLGKLIAFYDDNGISIDGEVEGWFTDDTVKRFESYNWHVIPAVDGHDPEAIKAAIEAARAESDKPTLICCKTVIGFGSPNKEGKEDCHGAPLGDEEIKLTRERLGWNHEPFAVPGDIYGAWNAREKGAAAEAAWNEKFAAYQAAHPELAAEFNRRVAGDLPADFSEKAMAYAKECQANAEKVASRKASQNTLNAYGPMLPELLGGSADLAGSNLTIWGGSKSITKEDASGNYLHYGVREFGMSAMMNGIALHGGFVPYGATFLVFMEYACNAVRMASLMKQRNIFVYTHDSIGLGEDGPTHQPIEQLASLRMTPNINTWRPCDTVESAIAWKHAIERKDGPSALIFSRQGLPCMTRDDQQLANVERGGYILKDCEGLPEVILMATGSEVELAMNAAEKMAAQGRKVRVVSMPATEVFDAQDAAYKQSVLPLEVSARIAIEAASADFWYKYVGLDGRIIGMTTFGESAPAGDLFPYFGFTVENIIAAADDLLD, from the coding sequence ATGTCCTCTCGTCGTGAACTCGCCAATGCTATTCGTGCCCTCAGTATGGATGCTGTCCAGAAAGCCAAGTCTGGCCATCCGGGTGCACCCATGGGCATGGCGGATATCGCAGAAGTCCTGTGGCGTGACTACCTGAGCCACAACCCATCCAACCCCAACTGGGCCGACCGTGACCGTTTTATTCTGTCTAACGGACACGGTTCCATGCTGCTTTACTCCCTGCTGCACCTGTCCGGTTACGATCTGTCCATCGACGACCTGAAAAACTTCCGTCAGTTGCACGCCAAGACCGCCGGGCATCCTGAGCACGGTTACGCGCCTGGTATTGAAACCACCACCGGACCACTGGGTCAGGGTATCGCCAATGCCGTGGGCATGGCTGCCGCTGAAAAAGCGCTGGCAGCCCAGTTTAACCGTGAAGGCCACACCATTGTTGACCATAACACCTATGTTTTCCTGGGTGACGGTTGCATGATGGAAGGTATCTCCCACGAGGTATGCTCTCTGGCAGGCACCCTGGGCCTGGGTAAGCTGATTGCTTTCTATGACGACAACGGCATCTCCATTGATGGCGAAGTGGAAGGCTGGTTTACCGACGACACCGTTAAGCGTTTTGAATCCTACAACTGGCATGTGATTCCAGCGGTTGACGGCCATGATCCGGAAGCCATCAAGGCAGCCATTGAAGCGGCACGGGCAGAGTCTGATAAACCCACTCTGATTTGCTGCAAGACCGTGATCGGCTTTGGCTCCCCCAACAAGGAAGGCAAGGAAGACTGCCACGGCGCCCCTCTGGGTGATGAAGAAATCAAGCTGACCCGTGAGCGCCTAGGCTGGAACCATGAGCCTTTTGCGGTACCCGGTGATATCTATGGTGCCTGGAATGCCCGTGAAAAGGGCGCTGCTGCCGAAGCGGCCTGGAATGAGAAGTTTGCCGCTTACCAGGCTGCTCACCCTGAACTGGCTGCAGAATTCAATCGTCGTGTAGCCGGTGACCTGCCTGCCGACTTCTCTGAAAAAGCCATGGCCTATGCCAAAGAGTGCCAGGCCAATGCCGAGAAAGTAGCCAGCCGTAAAGCATCCCAGAACACCCTGAATGCTTATGGCCCAATGCTGCCAGAACTTCTGGGCGGTTCCGCAGACCTGGCTGGCTCCAACCTGACCATCTGGGGCGGCTCCAAGAGCATCACCAAAGAAGACGCCAGCGGTAACTACCTGCACTACGGTGTCCGTGAATTTGGCATGAGCGCCATGATGAACGGTATTGCCCTGCACGGTGGCTTTGTGCCTTACGGCGCTACCTTCCTGGTATTTATGGAATATGCGTGCAATGCCGTACGTATGGCGTCCCTGATGAAGCAGCGCAACATCTTTGTTTACACCCATGACTCCATCGGTCTGGGCGAAGATGGCCCGACTCACCAGCCTATTGAACAGCTGGCAAGCCTGCGTATGACTCCGAACATTAACACCTGGCGCCCCTGTGACACCGTTGAGTCTGCCATTGCCTGGAAGCATGCCATTGAACGCAAGGATGGCCCCAGTGCCCTGATCTTCTCCCGTCAAGGCCTGCCTTGCATGACCCGTGATGATCAGCAACTGGCCAATGTGGAACGCGGTGGCTACATCCTGAAAGACTGTGAAGGCCTGCCTGAAGTCATCCTGATGGCAACCGGTTCTGAAGTAGAGCTGGCAATGAATGCTGCAGAAAAGATGGCAGCGCAGGGTCGCAAGGTTCGTGTGGTTTCCATGCCTGCCACTGAAGTCTTCGATGCCCAGGATGCAGCGTACAAGCAAAGCGTTCTGCCACTGGAAGTGTCTGCCCGCATTGCCATTGAAGCCGCTTCCGCTGACTTCTGGTACAAGTATGTTGGCCTGGATGGACGCATTATCGGCATGACCACCTTTGGTGAATCTGCCCCTGCCGGTGACCTGTTCCCGTACTTCGGCTTTACTGTAGAAAATATTATTGCAGCTGCTGATGATCTTCTGGATTAA
- a CDS encoding AMP-binding protein codes for MLQNNITSPPIDFRNSFARFLINSAENFSRKPALWVNEQLYSYGEMITQGRSIAATLQALNLGTFNCGLLAYRSATIYQGIWGTLLAGGCYVPMNPRFPAAKNKAVLSAARCPVIIVDKRSEAAAKELLHELNHSVTVLLPEHEQCPEWCKDFDQQFLCQTQLKAARDWRQPQYANPYAYLLFTSGTTGTPKGIAVTHDNLKAYSNNILTRYNIGSSDRFSQVSDLTFDLSVHDLACAWPVGGALYVVPEASLLCPADFINRHQLTCWNSVPSLLSFIRKFGKMKPGAFPSLRYSFFCGEAFPMSLASHWQAATPNGRVINLYGPTETTVAITGLEYTECLPDTPNMPIGYVFPDQEAIVINSEGQLAEAREEGELLLGGSQVTQGYWHDPERSARSFIEKSFPGFESERWYCTGDIVSQHAEYGLHFHGRKDFQVKVNGFRIELAEIESVIRKQFDCDWVAVIPWPVDADGIARGLVAWLSGENGNSQSVRQACIEKLPPYMVPGKVHWHPELPRNANGKVDIKALQQLTADHKG; via the coding sequence ATGTTGCAAAACAACATAACCTCACCTCCTATTGATTTCAGAAATAGTTTTGCCCGGTTTTTAATAAACTCCGCCGAAAACTTTTCCCGGAAACCAGCCTTGTGGGTTAATGAGCAACTTTACTCCTATGGCGAAATGATTACTCAGGGACGATCCATTGCGGCAACATTGCAAGCATTAAATCTTGGCACCTTCAATTGCGGCCTTCTTGCCTACCGAAGTGCCACGATCTATCAGGGCATATGGGGAACGCTCCTTGCCGGAGGCTGTTATGTGCCAATGAACCCGCGTTTCCCTGCCGCTAAAAATAAAGCCGTATTATCCGCTGCCCGGTGTCCTGTCATTATTGTCGACAAACGCTCGGAAGCTGCGGCAAAAGAACTCTTACACGAACTGAACCACTCCGTTACCGTACTATTGCCAGAACATGAACAATGCCCGGAGTGGTGTAAAGATTTCGATCAACAGTTTCTTTGCCAGACACAGTTGAAAGCAGCCCGTGACTGGCGACAGCCCCAGTATGCCAACCCTTACGCTTATTTACTCTTTACTTCTGGAACCACCGGCACACCTAAAGGGATTGCAGTTACCCATGACAATTTAAAGGCATACAGCAATAATATTCTCACCCGCTACAATATTGGCTCCAGCGACCGGTTCAGCCAGGTCAGCGACCTGACCTTTGACCTGTCTGTTCATGACCTAGCCTGTGCCTGGCCTGTGGGAGGTGCCCTGTATGTTGTTCCTGAAGCCTCCCTGCTATGCCCGGCGGATTTTATCAACCGCCATCAATTGACCTGCTGGAACTCTGTTCCGTCTCTGCTCAGTTTTATCCGCAAGTTTGGCAAAATGAAGCCCGGTGCCTTTCCCAGCCTTCGATACAGTTTTTTCTGTGGCGAAGCATTTCCCATGTCCCTGGCAAGCCACTGGCAAGCGGCTACGCCCAATGGCAGAGTCATTAACCTTTACGGCCCCACCGAGACAACGGTGGCCATTACAGGATTGGAATATACAGAGTGCCTGCCTGACACCCCCAATATGCCTATTGGCTATGTCTTTCCGGATCAGGAAGCCATTGTCATCAATTCAGAGGGGCAACTGGCAGAGGCTAGAGAGGAAGGGGAACTCCTTCTGGGAGGAAGCCAGGTCACCCAGGGTTACTGGCATGACCCTGAACGTTCAGCCAGGTCTTTTATAGAGAAGTCATTTCCAGGTTTTGAATCAGAACGTTGGTACTGTACAGGGGATATAGTGTCCCAACATGCCGAATATGGACTACATTTTCATGGACGCAAAGACTTTCAGGTAAAGGTCAATGGCTTTCGTATCGAACTGGCTGAGATTGAATCAGTCATCCGCAAACAGTTCGATTGTGACTGGGTCGCCGTTATTCCCTGGCCCGTAGATGCAGACGGTATAGCCAGAGGACTGGTGGCCTGGTTATCCGGAGAAAATGGAAACAGCCAGTCCGTCCGCCAGGCCTGCATTGAAAAGCTTCCCCCTTATATGGTGCCCGGGAAAGTCCACTGGCACCCGGAGCTGCCAAGAAATGCCAACGGTAAAGTTGACATCAAGGCACTCCAGCAACTTACAGCCGATCATAAAGGATAA
- a CDS encoding lysophospholipid acyltransferase family protein produces MRQRLMTRCIPIIINGIGGLPHFISHWLTRLGGMVADYSKGNIARAAIKLALPGLDHKSIDKIARKSAYRSFDYILSISKLDKIAYQLYDQDIVTQALSQNRGLVIASLHMGPPDIGTLALTKENIPVSTVIGAGNQKPLLNQIGQHVLNKCGIRYIKRGDPMAVMKTLRNREAIFLHSDMRSREAPVTFFGEQTTAPISAINAALMMKVPIVFHYCTLKDNVWQLHFEPFELIQCENRQEAAQRNLQKLMHRMEAVIREHPELWIWHYDRFKLKKRINK; encoded by the coding sequence ATGCGACAACGTTTAATGACTCGATGTATTCCTATCATTATTAATGGAATCGGAGGCTTGCCCCATTTCATTAGCCACTGGTTGACCCGGTTGGGAGGTATGGTTGCGGATTATTCCAAAGGCAATATAGCGCGGGCGGCGATTAAACTGGCGCTGCCAGGGCTGGACCATAAGTCCATTGATAAGATTGCCAGAAAATCAGCCTATCGTAGCTTTGATTATATTTTATCCATTTCGAAACTGGATAAAATTGCCTACCAACTGTACGACCAGGATATTGTTACCCAGGCATTGAGCCAGAATAGGGGGCTCGTCATTGCATCATTGCATATGGGACCACCTGACATTGGAACCCTGGCATTAACAAAAGAGAATATCCCCGTTTCAACGGTTATTGGTGCGGGCAATCAGAAACCCTTGCTGAACCAGATTGGACAGCATGTTCTGAATAAATGTGGCATTCGTTATATAAAGCGGGGTGATCCCATGGCGGTGATGAAAACCCTGAGAAACAGGGAAGCTATTTTTTTGCATAGTGATATGCGTTCCAGAGAAGCGCCTGTCACTTTTTTTGGGGAGCAAACCACTGCGCCCATTAGTGCTATCAATGCAGCCCTGATGATGAAGGTGCCTATTGTCTTTCACTACTGCACCTTAAAAGACAATGTTTGGCAGTTACACTTTGAACCGTTTGAGTTGATTCAGTGTGAAAACAGGCAAGAGGCCGCACAACGTAATTTACAAAAATTGATGCATCGGATGGAAGCAGTGATTCGAGAGCACCCTGAGCTATGGATATGGCATTATGATCGTTTCAAACTGAAGAAACGAATTAACAAGTGA
- a CDS encoding AhpA/YtjB family protein, which translates to MKLPNKKSGIHAFPGVTRLSLKLQLMLVYGFLMSVLTVLSCLLISTEIDNSSSHQADTIGSLLSEQTASAAANMLITGDRLSLNVLLNQLTQNPYIAEASIYSIDNHRIARAEGQSPASFTNSDTSGPVYSAPINYQDVIAGYVRLKLDYKVLTQKPKESLQVIIAVSALLLVMGLVFLNFYATKLADKLRLIERQLHSIFKTLPIEPLPATEVDRIASLVEHQLTEKIAAENAEKEKISGEKMAAIVSIRTKNFGRLQSLLAPQELIEIIRQQTAIVVEAAKTYGGTLSYTPEGNSYIRFSSQESDTFAMDALCCSLLIEKLSERATENSIARIQLGLGLCLSDQVSEFPEGQHPALANSAASQALMLASLPEPDGLHMLRKQLSWLPADITEIELSEHGDDIIRITSLTEPDDEEIEHQAEELETQFH; encoded by the coding sequence TTGAAACTGCCGAATAAAAAGTCGGGTATCCATGCCTTTCCGGGCGTAACCAGATTGTCTCTTAAGTTACAGTTGATGCTGGTATATGGATTCTTGATGAGTGTCCTGACTGTTTTAAGTTGCCTGTTAATCAGCACAGAAATAGACAATAGCAGCTCTCATCAGGCTGATACCATAGGCTCTTTGCTAAGCGAACAAACGGCCAGTGCGGCTGCCAACATGTTGATTACCGGAGACAGGCTTAGCCTTAATGTATTGTTGAACCAGCTAACCCAGAATCCGTATATTGCTGAGGCGTCCATTTACAGCATTGATAATCACAGAATAGCCAGGGCCGAGGGACAAAGCCCGGCAAGCTTCACCAACAGTGATACCTCTGGCCCGGTTTATTCAGCCCCCATCAACTATCAAGATGTTATTGCCGGTTATGTCAGATTAAAACTTGATTATAAGGTATTGACTCAAAAGCCAAAGGAGTCCCTTCAGGTTATTATCGCAGTCAGTGCCCTGTTACTGGTCATGGGCCTTGTTTTTCTTAATTTTTATGCCACCAAACTGGCTGATAAATTGAGACTCATTGAACGCCAGTTACACTCAATATTTAAGACGTTGCCCATTGAGCCACTGCCTGCCACTGAAGTTGACCGTATTGCCAGCCTTGTGGAGCATCAGCTGACAGAAAAAATAGCGGCTGAAAATGCAGAAAAAGAAAAGATCAGTGGTGAAAAAATGGCCGCTATTGTTAGTATCCGCACCAAGAACTTTGGAAGGCTGCAATCATTATTAGCTCCCCAGGAACTGATTGAAATTATCCGGCAGCAAACGGCAATAGTCGTTGAAGCAGCAAAAACCTATGGCGGAACGTTAAGCTATACACCGGAGGGTAATAGCTATATCCGTTTTTCCAGCCAGGAGAGTGACACGTTTGCCATGGATGCTCTTTGCTGTAGCTTGTTAATAGAAAAGTTATCTGAAAGGGCAACTGAAAATAGCATCGCCAGAATTCAGCTGGGTCTTGGTCTTTGTTTGAGTGATCAGGTCAGCGAGTTTCCAGAGGGTCAGCATCCGGCTCTGGCCAATAGTGCAGCCAGTCAGGCATTAATGCTGGCCAGCCTTCCCGAACCTGATGGGCTTCATATGCTCCGCAAGCAGCTTAGCTGGCTTCCTGCTGATATCACAGAAATTGAACTATCAGAACATGGTGATGATATTATTCGCATCACCTCCCTGACGGAGCCAGATGATGAAGAAATTGAGCATCAGGCTGAAGAGCTGGAAACTCAATTTCATTGA
- the serB gene encoding phosphoserine phosphatase SerB, with product MSKIIKVNISGCHQQGLTQAIFSALAAWEITLIDIYQTADRESLDITLLLQLPDDNPDSPQLDSLLVLCTEQQLECSYHPVIFDRLPPSPRQAYNHSSKVLLLANTLTVEHLGRVVGAIFDSGLDLREIKCISESLDSEGKASCSAVCLTMVANNQWPENPLRDSLSVISTELQIDIVYLKGEEAESDYKLAVFDMDSTLIKAEVIDLLADAAGVGKQVAKITERAMQGELDFDSSFRERLAMLKGLDESVLNDIAERLPLMEGAETLMAGLKQRGYKTAIVSGGFNFFANCLKKQLGIDYVHANALEIINGKVSGQVAGPIINGQRKAELLHEIAASEGFSVTQVIAVGDGANDIPMLNSAGMGIAFHAKPLVRQQTQHAISLLGLDSILYLLD from the coding sequence GTGAGCAAAATAATTAAAGTTAATATTTCAGGATGTCATCAGCAAGGACTTACCCAGGCTATATTTTCAGCCCTTGCTGCCTGGGAGATAACACTGATTGATATTTATCAAACAGCGGACAGGGAAAGCCTGGATATAACCCTGTTATTACAGCTGCCTGACGACAACCCGGACAGTCCCCAACTCGATAGCTTGCTGGTATTGTGTACGGAGCAGCAATTGGAGTGCAGTTATCACCCGGTGATATTTGACCGCTTGCCCCCGTCTCCTCGTCAAGCTTATAACCATAGCAGCAAGGTTTTACTTTTGGCCAATACGCTCACAGTAGAACACCTGGGCAGGGTTGTTGGTGCTATTTTCGATAGTGGTTTGGATCTAAGGGAAATCAAATGTATATCTGAATCACTGGATTCTGAAGGAAAAGCTTCTTGTTCAGCTGTTTGCCTGACAATGGTAGCGAATAACCAATGGCCAGAAAATCCGCTAAGGGACTCATTGTCCGTTATTTCTACCGAGCTTCAGATCGATATTGTATACCTGAAAGGGGAAGAGGCGGAGAGCGATTACAAACTGGCTGTTTTTGATATGGACTCCACCCTGATCAAAGCGGAAGTCATTGATCTTTTAGCTGATGCGGCAGGGGTCGGTAAACAGGTGGCGAAAATAACCGAAAGGGCCATGCAGGGGGAACTGGACTTTGATAGCAGCTTTAGGGAGCGGCTGGCAATGCTCAAAGGGCTTGATGAGTCAGTGTTGAATGATATTGCCGAACGCCTGCCATTGATGGAAGGGGCAGAAACACTGATGGCAGGTCTTAAACAGCGGGGATATAAAACCGCTATCGTTTCCGGAGGCTTCAATTTCTTTGCTAACTGCCTGAAAAAGCAGCTTGGTATCGACTATGTCCATGCCAATGCGCTGGAGATTATTAATGGCAAAGTGTCAGGGCAGGTGGCAGGCCCAATTATCAATGGTCAGCGCAAGGCAGAATTGCTACATGAAATTGCTGCTTCCGAGGGATTTTCTGTAACACAAGTAATAGCTGTTGGTGATGGCGCCAATGATATCCCCATGCTCAACTCTGCGGGAATGGGCATAGCCTTTCATGCCAAGCCGCTGGTCAGACAGCAAACTCAGCATGCCATCTCATTGTTAGGGCTGGATAGCATTTTATACTTGCTGGATTAA